In one Solanum dulcamara chromosome 1, daSolDulc1.2, whole genome shotgun sequence genomic region, the following are encoded:
- the LOC129883911 gene encoding photosystem II 5 kDa protein, chloroplastic-like, producing the protein MASMTMTTTSLAGGSIAALTKAPIANRSARVILVKASSNVSEGENVVMSNKKEINNNGGGRRELFFAMAAAAACSVAGAAMADDEPKRGSPEAKKKYFQVCVSNPTARICRNAT; encoded by the coding sequence ATGGCTTCCATGACAATGACAACAACCTCTTTAGCCGGCGGTTCGATCGCGGCCTTGACCAAAGCCCCGATCGCGAACCGCAGCGCTAGGGTTATTTTGGTGAAGGCGAGCTCTAACGTGTCTGAGGGAGAAAATGTTGTAATGAGCAACAAAAAGGAGATCAACAACAATGGTGGTGGTCGTAGGGAGTTGTTCTTTGCCATGGCGGCCGCTGCTGCATGTTCTGTGGCAGGGGCTGCCATGGCAGACGATGAGCCGAAGCGCGGCTCACCGGAGGCCAAGAAGAAGTACTTTCAAGTTTGTGTCTCAAATCCAACTGCTAGAATTTGCCGCAATGCAACTTAG